The segment TCGATGGTGCGCACGCCACCAGCGGCTTTAAACCCGACATCTTCACCGCTGGCTTTAATCGCGTTGAGCATGATCTCGGCGGCTTCCAAGGTGGCGTTTGTGTCGACTTTGCCTGTCGATGTTTTAATAAAGTCAGCGCCGCCTTCAATAGCCAGTTCACTGGCACGCTTGATAAGCGCGGGATCTTTGAGTTCACCCGATTCAATGATGACTTTTAAGCGTGCTTGACCGGCGCAGGCGGCTTTACACATTTCGACCAATTCAAGACCGGTTGCTTCATCGCCTGCCATTAATGCGCGGTAGGGGAAGACCACATCGACTTCATCGGCACCGGAAGCGACAGCGTCGCGGGTTTCACGGGCGGCGCCCATGATGTCGTCACTGCCGTCTGGGAAGTTGGTAACCGTGGCAATTTTAACGTGGTCATTGAGTTTGTGAGCGGTTAGCGCGCGCTGCGCGGTAACCACAAATTGCGGATAAACGCATACCGCTGCTGGGTTGCCAAAGGGTGTTTTAACTTGCTGGCAGAGCGCCTCAATCGTGCTGTCGGTGTCGCTGTCGTTCAGGCTCGTTAGATCCATGAGGGTGAGTGCTTGGCGGGCAGCTTGGGTAAGTTGGGCTTGAGTATGCTCAGAGGAGGCAGTCGCAGTCATGGAGTTCTCGCAAATTAATAAAAGACAAAACGGGCACTGCGTGAAAAAAGCAGCGCCCGTTGCATAGTGTTGTGCTCGCTGCGTTAAGCCGTGGCGCTACTCAACGCAATAAAGAAGCCTGCAATTGAGGCCGACATTAGGTTAGAGAGTGTACCGGCCAATACGGCCTTCACGCCAAAACGGGCAATCTCTTTGCGGCGAGTAGGGGCAATGCTGCCTAAGCCGCCCAGCAAAATGGCAATGGATGACAGGTTGGCAAAGCCACACAACGCAAAGGAAAGAATCGCCATGGTGTGCGGCGTCATCATTTGACCCGTGGCGGCCACCACCTGTTCCCCATCAATGTAGGGAGCCAAATTGATAAAGGCCACAAACTCATTCACCACCAGTTTTTGACCTATGAACGAACCCGCCAGCGTGGCTTCTTCCCAAGGGACGCCAAGTAAGAAGGCAAGCGGTGCAAACAGCCAGCCAAGAATCAGTTCAAGGCTAAGTGATTCAAAGCCAAACCAACCGCCAATGCCGCCCAAAATACCGTTAATCAGGGCAATAAGTGCAATAAATGCGAGCAGCATGGCACCGACGTTGGCGGCAAGCTTCATGCCAGACGTAGCGCCCGCTGCGGCTGCATCCAATACGTTGGCGGGTTTGTCTTCCTGCTCTTTAAGCTCTTCTTCTACTTTTGAAACGCTGTCGCTATCCGTCGCGTCTTGAGTTTCAGGCATGATAAGTTTGGCAAACAGTAGGCCACCCGGTGCCGCCATAAACGAAGCGGCGACCAAGTATTCCATGGGGATACCCAGCGCGGCGTAGCCCGCCAGTACCGAACCGGCCACCGATGCCAGGCCCCCGCACATCACTGCAAATAGCTGAGAAGGCGTCATGCGGGCGATAAACGGACGTACCACCAAAGGCGCTTCGGTTTGGCCAACAAAGATATTTGCCGTGGCAGAAAGGGATTCAGTACGTGAGGTACCGAGTGCTTTTTGCAGCGCGCCGCCTAAAATCCGAATAACCCATTGCATGATGCCTATGTAGTAAAGTACCGCGATGAGCGACGAGAAAAAGATAATCACTGGCAGTACTTTTATAGCAAAAACAAAGCCGACGTTATCGACATCGGCTAAGCCGCCAAATAGAAAGCCAATGCCGTCATTGGCGTAGACCAATACTTGGCTAACGCCGGACGAAATGGCTTGCAGGACTGCTTGGCCAAAGGGCACATAAAGTACAAATGCACCAATACTCGCCTGAATGGCAAACGCGCCAAGCACGGTGCGCAGCCGAATGGATTTACGGTCGTAAGAGAAGATAAGTGCGATGGTTACCAACGTAACCATGCCTACCAAGCTCATGATGAGAGTCATGTGGGTACCTTCCGAGCGTGTGAAGTGAAGCGATTACAGTAAGTTTAATTTTACTGAGTAAATCATCGCATTTTGGTAAGCGTTCGGAGTACCCAGCTTATTGTCTGAGTAGCGATACTGCACGCCGGTGGTAATCAGCTCAGAAGGGTGCCACCACAAGCTAAGCGCGCCGTTAGTGCCCACGCTGCCCGCTTTACCGCCCACGTAGTTTTGTTCCAGGTACTCGTCGTCACGGCCAAAGGTTTGTTCATGCCAGTTAGTGACACTGAAGTTCTGGTTGAGTGCTGAGAAGTCATAACCTGCTACCCAGCCTGCCATAAAGCCATTCATGCCAGTGTAGCCGTCGCTCTGTACACGCGCTGCGCCAATAAACGGTTTGAGCCATAGGCCGTTGTCGAACGTCGTGCGGTAGCCTAGACCGAGAATTTGATCCTGCTCGCGAGCGTTGAAACCATAATCGCGGAAGTCGTACAGGTGCGCGTAGATCGATAGCGGGCTGTCGCCTAAATAAATATGCGAGGTGACTTTTCCTGCGGTACGAAAGTTGTCTTTACCGCCGCTTGATTCGTCAAACTGATCGTTGGTTGGGTTCTCGAAATCGAAGAAACCGTAGAATTCACCCCAGCTGTAACCTACGCCGCCTTCAATTTCTACAAACGTGAAATCACTTTTTGCTGCGTTATTAGCAGTACGCGCTTCAGTGCCGCTAGACCAATCCAAGTAGTTCACCGAAACGTTGGCAAACGACCAAAGAGGAGTCATTGGTGAAGAGGGGGTGTCGCTTGCTAACGCAGGGGTTACCAGCGCGGAGCTAGCCAGCAAAACGCCAGCGCCAAGCGTGACGAAAGAAGAACGAGAAAGGGTTTGAGCAGTCATGAAAGCCTCAACAAGGTTGTTATGAGTCGTGTGGGCTGGCAGTAATGTTAAAATTATAACATTGAGTGTTATTTTTTTAACGTTGATTTGCAAGTATTACGACATCAACGCTATGTATATGTGATATGACTTTCAAATAGCCAAAGGGCGGCCTCTGACAGTGGAAATATCATGGGGGCTGGCTCAGCATAGGCCTTGGATACCCGCTAACCGCTGATAACAAATAACATCTGAACTTGGGATTAAAGGAGAGGTTTGCTATGAATGACCGAAGCGCTCAGCGTTTGGCAATGTTGCAAGAAGCGCTTGCCAGTGGGGGAACATTGCATCTACGCGATGCTGCTGAGCTGTGCGGTGTTTCTGAAATGACGATCCGTCGGGACGTTACTACGCAGCCTTCGGCGATTAGCTTGTTGGGCGGTCGGTTAGTCATGGCAAACTACCCTGGCGTAACGCCGGTGTATGATCTGACTGAGCAACAGGCGAGCCATTATCAGATCAAACACCGCCTCTGTCAGCGAGTAGCCAGCTTTATCGAAGACGGCGATACGCTCTTTATTGACTGCGGTTCAACGTTGATTCCGTTACTTAGTCAGTTGAGCCATTTCCGCGAGCTTACTGTGGTGACGTATGCCCTTAATGTGGCTAATTCAGTGGCCGCGTTGCCTAATGTGCGGCTAGTGCTGCTAGGGGGGCTGTTTTATGCCTCATCGCAATCGTTTGGCAGTGATGGTATGCGTGCTGCCATTGAGCGTTTAGGCATTAATAAAGCACTGATCTCTGCGGCTGGGGTAGATTGCGAAAGGGGCGTTAGCTGTTTTCATTTTCATGAGGTGGCGCCAAAACAGGCTGCCATTGCGACCGCTATGCAACGTTTGTTGGTTGTTGATGCCAGCAAATTTGGCTTAGTTCGCCCAGCCTATTTTGCCGCGTTATCCGATTTTGATATTGTCGTAACCGACGATGAGCATGCACCTAAATTACAAGATTGCCTTCCCCAGGCATCGCTTAGCGTGACTGTCACCTAACATATTCTGAAGCATTCAGGGTGCGGCAAAGCGTCTCTTTCTGATTGATCCAGATCAATAGAAAATACTTTAGTCTTAGTTTATGCATGCGTGGCGTGTATGAGCTATGGCTCGCTACCAACCCCTTCGGTAGCGCATATTTTTCCCGAAGCAACGCTTACGTACTCACTGTTCTGGGAAAAGTATGGGGTGTTAGTTAGCGGGCTATTTAGCTAGCTATTAAGCTGGCCAAATAGTGCGCTGTTTTGGACAACTCTCTGACGAGATCACACCATGCAACGACATACCCTCTGGCGCAGGCGAGGCACATTCGTGCTCGTCATGTTGTGCCTGTTGTTAACGGGCTGCAGTTCTGCATTGTTGGATCCCAAGGGGCAGATTGGCGTTGAGCAACGCTCGCTAATACTGACCTCATTTGGGCTGATGCTAATTGTAGTGATTCCGGTGATAGTGATGACGCTGCTGTTTGGTTGGCGTTATCGGCGCAGCAATCGCAATATTGCTAAATACCTACCCGACTGGGCGCACTCTAATGCGATTGAAGTCGCGGTATGGACAGTGCCTTGTTTAATCATCGCTGTCTTAGCGTTTCTTACCTGGAAAACCTCCCATAGTTTAGATCCCCATAAGCCCATCGAAAGCGATACCGCCGCAATGGAAATCCAAGTGGTAGCGCTGGACTGGAAATGGCTGTTCATCTACCCCGAACAAGGCATTGCCAGTGTCAACGAGCTGGCCTTTCCTGTGGATACGCCGGTGCGTTTTCGTGTCAGTTCTGGTTCGGTGATGAATGCGTTCTTTATTCCGCGCTTAGGCAGCCAAATCTATGCCATGGCGGGTATGGATAACGATGTTCATCTAATTGCAGATGACGTCGGCGTTTATCCAGGCCGTTCCACTAATTATAGCGGTTCGGGCTTCTCTGGAATGACTTTCGATGCTCACGTTACCACCCCTGAAGATTTTGAGATGTGGGTTGAAAACGTGCGGGCTTCCAATGAAACCCTGACCTATCCCGAACGCTATAGCGATTTAGTCAAACCGAGTGAATACCACCCGGTCGAGTACTTCTCTGAGGTGTCTCCGGCGCTCTATACGTCGATTCTGACCAGCTTTCATACCGGTGGCAGTGGGCACGGTGGTCATGGCGACCATGTTAACCACGAAGCCGTCAGTGATGTTGACGATAGCCACGGCGAGTCTGGCGAGCTAGAAAGCGCAGGCGCTACCCATCATCAGGCCGCGTTTGGCCACGTTACCAATCAGCATGCTAGTGAGGATCACGCGATGAGCGGCCATCCCACAAGCGTTGAAGCGGGGGGTTAAGCATGTTTGGAAAACTGACGTTAGAGTCGATTCCGTATCACGAACCGATCATTATGATCGTTGCCGCCATGATGGCGATTGGCGGTGCTGCGCTTATCGGCGCATTAACCTATTACCGAAAGTGGGGCTGGCTGTGGAACGAGTGGTTTACCTCCGTTGACCACAAAAAGCTCGGTATTATGTATTTTGTGGTTGCCTTGGTGATGCTGCTACGCGGCTTTGCCGATGCGATTATGATGCGTACCCAGTTAGCTATGGCTGCTGGTGGGGCCGCGGGTTACCTCCCTCCTGAACACTATGATCAGATCTTTACCGCCCATGGCGTGATTATGATCTTTTTCGTTGCGATGCCCATGGTCATCGGTTTGATGAATCTGGTGGTGCCGCTGCAAATTGGTGCGCGCGACGTTGCTTTTCCTTTCCTGAATAACCTGAGTTTTTGGCTGTTCGCGGTGTCCGCGATTCTGGTTAATATTTCTCTGGTAGTAGGGGAATTCGCCAAAACTGGCTGGCTCGCTTACGCGCCGCTTTCGGGGATAGAGTTTAGCCCTGGTGTGGGGGTCGATTATTGGATATGGGCGTTACAAATATCTGGCATAGGTACGACGCTCACCGGGATTAATTTCTTTGTTACGATCCTGAAAATGCGCACTAAAGGCATGACCATGTTCCGCATGCCTATTTTTACCTGGACATCGCTTTGTGCCAACGTCCTGATCATTGCCTCTTTCCCGATTCTTACCGCAACTATCGCGCTGTTAACCCTAGACCGCTACTTCGGCATGCACTTCTTCACCAATGATTTTGGCGGCAATATGATGATGTACGTCAACCTCATCTGGGCCTGGGGCCATCCGGAAGTGTACATCCTGATCCTGCCAGCTTTTGGCGTGTTCTCTGAAGTGATCGCGACCTTCGCTCGTAAGCGTCTGTTTGGTTACACCACTATGGTATGGGCCACAGTGGCGATCACACTGCTGTCGTTCATCGTTTGGTTGCACCACTTCTTCACCATGGGGGCTGGGGCCAACGTCAACGCCTTCTTCGGCATTATGACGATGATCATTGCCATTCCCACTGGGGTGAAAGTATTCAACTGGCTGTTCACTATCTTCCGCGGCAGCCTGGAGCTGACCTCGCCGGTGCTATGGACCTTAGGCTTTATTATTACTTTCACCTTAGGCGGTATGACCGGCGTGATGTTGGCGCTACCCGCGGCCAACTTTGTACTGCATAACAGTCTGTTCGTGATTGCCCACTTCCACAACGTGATTATTGGTGGCGTGGTATTCGGCATGATGGCGGGCTTAACGTACTGGTTCCCCAAAGCCTTCGGTTTCACGCTTAGCGAGAAGTGGGGTAAGCGTTCATTCTGGTGTTGGTTTATTGGCTTCTATGTCGCCTTTATGCCGCTCTATGTGTTGAGCTTCTTTGGGGCGGTGCGCCGCATGCAGTCCTATGCCAACCCTGAATGGCAGTCGTGGATGATCCTGGCCTGGGTAGGTGCCGTTATCATCATGATGGGCATTGCCTGCACCATTATTCAGTTCTGGGTGAGTATTCGTGATCGCAAACTGAATGCTGATGTGACTGGCG is part of the Halomonas sp. GT genome and harbors:
- the cyoB gene encoding cytochrome o ubiquinol oxidase subunit I — protein: MFGKLTLESIPYHEPIIMIVAAMMAIGGAALIGALTYYRKWGWLWNEWFTSVDHKKLGIMYFVVALVMLLRGFADAIMMRTQLAMAAGGAAGYLPPEHYDQIFTAHGVIMIFFVAMPMVIGLMNLVVPLQIGARDVAFPFLNNLSFWLFAVSAILVNISLVVGEFAKTGWLAYAPLSGIEFSPGVGVDYWIWALQISGIGTTLTGINFFVTILKMRTKGMTMFRMPIFTWTSLCANVLIIASFPILTATIALLTLDRYFGMHFFTNDFGGNMMMYVNLIWAWGHPEVYILILPAFGVFSEVIATFARKRLFGYTTMVWATVAITLLSFIVWLHHFFTMGAGANVNAFFGIMTMIIAIPTGVKVFNWLFTIFRGSLELTSPVLWTLGFIITFTLGGMTGVMLALPAANFVLHNSLFVIAHFHNVIIGGVVFGMMAGLTYWFPKAFGFTLSEKWGKRSFWCWFIGFYVAFMPLYVLSFFGAVRRMQSYANPEWQSWMILAWVGAVIIMMGIACTIIQFWVSIRDRKLNADVTGDPWDGRTLEWSTSSPAPFYNFARLPEVGDIDSFWSQKQRSNEQLDEAPYTDIHMPRNTVAGPVISLFALVLGFALVWHIWWLAAVGALGVVISFLARVFNDDIDYYVPAAEVARIEREHQQRKTAPPASDSTDSKQTNYAEARA
- the cyoA gene encoding ubiquinol oxidase subunit II, producing MQRHTLWRRRGTFVLVMLCLLLTGCSSALLDPKGQIGVEQRSLILTSFGLMLIVVIPVIVMTLLFGWRYRRSNRNIAKYLPDWAHSNAIEVAVWTVPCLIIAVLAFLTWKTSHSLDPHKPIESDTAAMEIQVVALDWKWLFIYPEQGIASVNELAFPVDTPVRFRVSSGSVMNAFFIPRLGSQIYAMAGMDNDVHLIADDVGVYPGRSTNYSGSGFSGMTFDAHVTTPEDFEMWVENVRASNETLTYPERYSDLVKPSEYHPVEYFSEVSPALYTSILTSFHTGGSGHGGHGDHVNHEAVSDVDDSHGESGELESAGATHHQAAFGHVTNQHASEDHAMSGHPTSVEAGG
- a CDS encoding NupC/NupG family nucleoside CNT transporter, producing the protein MTLIMSLVGMVTLVTIALIFSYDRKSIRLRTVLGAFAIQASIGAFVLYVPFGQAVLQAISSGVSQVLVYANDGIGFLFGGLADVDNVGFVFAIKVLPVIIFFSSLIAVLYYIGIMQWVIRILGGALQKALGTSRTESLSATANIFVGQTEAPLVVRPFIARMTPSQLFAVMCGGLASVAGSVLAGYAALGIPMEYLVAASFMAAPGGLLFAKLIMPETQDATDSDSVSKVEEELKEQEDKPANVLDAAAAGATSGMKLAANVGAMLLAFIALIALINGILGGIGGWFGFESLSLELILGWLFAPLAFLLGVPWEEATLAGSFIGQKLVVNEFVAFINLAPYIDGEQVVAATGQMMTPHTMAILSFALCGFANLSSIAILLGGLGSIAPTRRKEIARFGVKAVLAGTLSNLMSASIAGFFIALSSATA
- a CDS encoding DeoR/GlpR family DNA-binding transcription regulator, whose amino-acid sequence is MNDRSAQRLAMLQEALASGGTLHLRDAAELCGVSEMTIRRDVTTQPSAISLLGGRLVMANYPGVTPVYDLTEQQASHYQIKHRLCQRVASFIEDGDTLFIDCGSTLIPLLSQLSHFRELTVVTYALNVANSVAALPNVRLVLLGGLFYASSQSFGSDGMRAAIERLGINKALISAAGVDCERGVSCFHFHEVAPKQAAIATAMQRLLVVDASKFGLVRPAYFAALSDFDIVVTDDEHAPKLQDCLPQASLSVTVT
- a CDS encoding outer membrane protein OmpK, coding for MTAQTLSRSSFVTLGAGVLLASSALVTPALASDTPSSPMTPLWSFANVSVNYLDWSSGTEARTANNAAKSDFTFVEIEGGVGYSWGEFYGFFDFENPTNDQFDESSGGKDNFRTAGKVTSHIYLGDSPLSIYAHLYDFRDYGFNAREQDQILGLGYRTTFDNGLWLKPFIGAARVQSDGYTGMNGFMAGWVAGYDFSALNQNFSVTNWHEQTFGRDDEYLEQNYVGGKAGSVGTNGALSLWWHPSELITTGVQYRYSDNKLGTPNAYQNAMIYSVKLNLL
- the deoC gene encoding deoxyribose-phosphate aldolase — encoded protein: MTATASSEHTQAQLTQAARQALTLMDLTSLNDSDTDSTIEALCQQVKTPFGNPAAVCVYPQFVVTAQRALTAHKLNDHVKIATVTNFPDGSDDIMGAARETRDAVASGADEVDVVFPYRALMAGDEATGLELVEMCKAACAGQARLKVIIESGELKDPALIKRASELAIEGGADFIKTSTGKVDTNATLEAAEIMLNAIKASGEDVGFKAAGGVRTIEEAADYLALATNIMGAQWVTPEHFRFGASSLLGNLLNTLSGAPQTAPLSTTNGGY